One Sphingomicrobium sp. XHP0239 DNA segment encodes these proteins:
- the aroB gene encoding 3-dehydroquinate synthase: MTVLTVPGRDGATYPVRIGALHLGPMSSSTGSIALVSDDHVWRLHGNVIEQALTCDVHLVPRGEAAKNWHELERLIAFLAARSQQRGDPVIAFGGGAIGDLTGLAASLFKRGCPVIQVPTTLLAMVDSSVGGKTAIDANGQKNLVGAFHPPVAVHADPAFLATLDPRELHAGVAETIKYGLIGDADMYDWLVADGGGKALIAHDVEAARRAIALAVGTKANLVDGDLEDRSGRRSLLNLGHSFGHAIESVAGLGTVLHGEAVAIGMVMAARLSERLGYLGKGNADRIASDFAALDLPTDPSAFDVDPRSLFAPMLADKKNEDGAINLILMRAIGDAFIARDVDPDALRAFLEGR, from the coding sequence TGCTGACCGTCCCGGGCCGCGACGGCGCGACCTATCCGGTCCGGATCGGCGCGCTTCATCTCGGCCCCATGTCATCAAGCACCGGAAGCATCGCCCTCGTCAGCGACGACCATGTCTGGCGCCTCCATGGCAACGTCATCGAACAAGCGCTGACCTGCGACGTGCACCTCGTCCCGCGCGGGGAAGCGGCGAAGAACTGGCACGAACTGGAGCGGCTCATCGCGTTCCTGGCCGCGCGCAGTCAGCAGCGCGGCGATCCGGTCATCGCCTTCGGGGGCGGGGCGATCGGCGATCTGACCGGCCTAGCGGCCTCGCTCTTCAAACGGGGGTGCCCGGTCATCCAGGTTCCCACGACGCTGCTCGCGATGGTCGACAGCAGCGTCGGCGGAAAGACTGCTATCGACGCGAACGGCCAGAAAAATCTCGTCGGCGCTTTCCATCCGCCCGTCGCCGTCCACGCCGATCCCGCCTTCCTCGCCACGCTCGATCCACGCGAATTGCACGCCGGAGTAGCCGAAACGATCAAATATGGTCTGATCGGCGATGCCGATATGTACGACTGGCTCGTCGCCGATGGTGGCGGAAAGGCCCTGATCGCTCACGACGTCGAGGCTGCGCGACGCGCGATCGCATTGGCGGTGGGGACAAAAGCGAATCTGGTCGACGGCGATCTGGAAGACCGCAGCGGACGCCGTTCCCTCCTCAACCTTGGGCACAGCTTCGGCCACGCGATCGAATCGGTCGCGGGTCTCGGCACGGTCCTGCATGGAGAGGCTGTCGCGATCGGGATGGTCATGGCAGCGCGGCTGTCCGAACGGTTGGGGTATCTCGGCAAGGGAAATGCGGATCGCATCGCGAGCGATTTCGCCGCTCTCGATCTTCCGACGGATCCATCGGCATTCGACGTCGATCCCCGATCTCTGTTCGCGCCGATGCTGGCCGACAAGAAGAACGAGGACGGGGCGATCAATCTCATCCTGATGCGCGCGATCGGGGATGCGTTCATCGCCCGCGATGTCGATCCCGACGCATTGCGCGCGTTTCTCGAAGGCCGCTAG
- a CDS encoding monovalent cation:proton antiporter-2 (CPA2) family protein — MSAEMAAADTLDHGGGSGAAHALTGQLIVDGAIMLGAALVFVTLFRRLGLGATLGYIVGGAMIGPYVLGLVGNAESVMAISEFGIALLLFIVGLELHPSRLWRLRRDIFGLGITQVLTCGAALAALAHYVLGFSWGASLAIGMPLGLSSTAQVLPMLRSTGDLHRPHGERAFSVLLLQDISIVPLITLIAALSRAPDADAGPGGWVLAGYTVAAIVGLILVGRFVINPLFRVIGRLGERELFVVAGLFTVVSAAAVMSVLGLSTALGAFIAGVMLAESPYRHELESDVEPFRSILLGFFFLSVGMMLDLSVIAARPGMVVAIAAAIIVVKGAILTGLGRAFGLDPFQSLRFGLLLSQAGEFGFVLLAQANQAQLVAPEAVSMFGAVITLTMASTPFLMMLIDRLEARQMAGGEKREGPEAASRGSVIVVGFGRFGQTVSMMLMAKNIDVTLVDSKTDQIDTAEEFGYKVYYGDGMRVDLLRTAGGESAKAILFCNDNADGGLTAEKIEGVMEAFPQAAIMIRSYDRRHSISLDGVDLAYCIREVFESAVSMGNRALTELGFSQDEANRVESAYRERDSMQLERQSEAGDLHAGRDLSFDQDPKSGMDGDGSAPEGGRA; from the coding sequence GAGCTGCGCTCGTGTTCGTGACTTTGTTCCGGCGGCTGGGTCTGGGCGCTACGCTCGGCTACATCGTCGGCGGCGCGATGATCGGACCCTATGTTCTCGGTCTTGTCGGCAACGCCGAAAGCGTGATGGCGATCAGCGAATTCGGCATTGCGTTGCTGCTTTTCATCGTAGGGCTGGAATTGCATCCCAGTCGGCTGTGGCGCCTGCGCCGCGACATCTTCGGACTGGGGATCACGCAGGTTCTGACCTGCGGTGCTGCGCTGGCGGCGCTCGCGCATTATGTTCTCGGGTTCAGCTGGGGGGCGAGCCTCGCGATCGGGATGCCCCTCGGCCTGTCCTCGACCGCGCAGGTTCTTCCCATGCTGCGCTCGACGGGCGATCTGCACCGTCCGCACGGCGAGCGCGCCTTCTCCGTTCTACTCCTCCAGGACATCTCGATCGTTCCGCTGATCACGCTGATCGCCGCGCTCAGCCGTGCGCCGGATGCCGATGCGGGGCCGGGGGGATGGGTGCTGGCGGGCTATACGGTCGCGGCCATCGTGGGACTGATCCTCGTCGGGCGGTTCGTCATCAATCCGCTGTTCCGCGTCATCGGGCGCTTGGGAGAGCGCGAACTGTTCGTGGTCGCGGGGCTGTTTACCGTCGTGTCGGCGGCAGCGGTGATGAGCGTGCTTGGCCTGTCGACCGCATTGGGCGCGTTCATCGCGGGCGTGATGCTCGCCGAAAGTCCCTATCGCCACGAGCTCGAAAGCGACGTCGAGCCCTTCCGCTCCATCCTGCTCGGATTCTTCTTCCTGTCGGTCGGCATGATGCTCGACCTTTCGGTGATCGCCGCGCGGCCGGGCATGGTGGTCGCCATCGCCGCCGCCATCATTGTGGTGAAGGGGGCCATTCTGACCGGGCTGGGCCGCGCCTTCGGCCTCGATCCGTTCCAGTCGCTGCGCTTCGGCCTGCTCCTGAGCCAGGCGGGGGAGTTCGGCTTCGTCCTCCTGGCGCAGGCGAACCAGGCGCAACTGGTCGCGCCGGAAGCCGTCTCCATGTTCGGCGCAGTGATCACGCTGACGATGGCGTCGACCCCGTTCCTCATGATGCTGATCGACCGCTTGGAAGCGCGGCAGATGGCCGGCGGCGAGAAGCGAGAGGGGCCCGAGGCGGCGTCGCGCGGTTCGGTCATCGTGGTGGGCTTCGGTCGGTTCGGCCAGACGGTGAGCATGATGCTGATGGCCAAGAATATCGATGTCACGCTGGTCGATTCGAAGACCGATCAGATCGATACGGCCGAAGAGTTCGGCTACAAGGTCTATTATGGCGATGGAATGAGGGTCGATCTGTTGCGCACCGCGGGCGGAGAAAGCGCCAAGGCGATCCTGTTCTGCAACGACAATGCCGACGGGGGACTGACCGCCGAAAAGATCGAGGGGGTGATGGAAGCTTTTCCTCAAGCGGCGATCATGATTCGCAGCTACGACCGCCGCCATTCGATCTCGCTGGATGGCGTTGATCTTGCCTATTGCATCCGCGAGGTGTTCGAGAGCGCGGTATCGATGGGCAATCGGGCGCTTACCGAACTGGGGTTCAGCCAGGACGAGGCCAACCGCGTCGAGAGCGCCTACCGCGAACGCGATTCGATGCAACTCGAACGGCAGAGCGAGGCGGGCGACCTGCACGCCGGACGAGACCTGTCGTTCGACCAGGATCCGAAATCGGGAATGGACGGGGACGGCAGCGCGCCGGAAGGCGGGCGCGCCTAG